Genomic segment of Prochlorothrix hollandica PCC 9006 = CALU 1027:
GGCTTAATGGAATACTCTCCCCCCTCTGTTGCTGAGATAAACTCCATGACAATCGCCGGTTTTTCTCCCTCCAAATTCGGGGTATAACTACGGCGAACAGTACCCACTGACACGGATTGCACCCTGGGCACATAGACCCAATCCGGCGCTTTGACAATGGTCTTCCCGTCCACTACAGCACAAAGGCCAAAATTGGAGGCGATTAAACAGTGGGCAGGGATCCGATCGTCCAGTTCCAAAGCCTCTCGTAAAGCGGCTGCTAATAAAGGCTGTAGCGTACTTTCCACGGGATCATCGGGTAAGACAAAATCATCCGGCAAGGGTTCCCAGCGGATATTGAGGGGAGCGTGAAGGGTTCTAGGCAGTGAGATCGTCATGGTGCAACGTTTATAGCGGCTAAGGTTTTGTCAGTCCATCAATTTGTCAGTCCATCAACAAGAGAACTCCAGAAGTGAGCCTAGGTTACCGGGCTGCGATGCCCTGCTGCACCCCCTGCAAAACCTCAGCCATCTGGCCCGCCAATAACGCTTCCACCGCCAACCACAGCCCCGGAAACACCCCACTCTTAATCAATCCCTCTGCATCCGGCTCCTGCTGTCGATATTCGCCCTCCTCCAGCCGATACCACCGTAAAGCTTGCTCCTTCGTCAGCCAGACCAGATACTCCCTCACCCCATTGCGTCGGTAAGCCCGCAGCTTATCATGCAAATCATAGGAAGCCGTACTCGCCGCAACCTCCACAATCAACTCCGGTGCCCCCTCAATATAATCATCCTCACTAATGCGCGACTGCCCACCCTGATCCGCCTCCCAGCGCAAAATTGCATCGGGCTGCGGCTCATTCTCCCAGTCCAGCCGCACCGTCGTGTTATCGCACACCATGGTCCCTGGAGTTAGGGCGCGATAAACCCCCAACCACGCCAAAATATCGCTATGGGGCTGGCCATGGCGGCGAACTCGTACAGGGGATGCCACAAAGGTTACTCCTTCGATTAACTCAGCTTTTTTGAGGTGGGGCATGGCTCCATAGCGCCGTTCAAATTCAGGCCGACTGAGCCGATCGCCGCTCTCCAAAGGGGGTAGCCCCGTCGGGACTGTAGTAGGTAGCATCGTCAGGTTGGGTTCCATGATTCTTACGTTTGCCTGCCTATGGATTGCCATCGGAATCTAGCCCCCGCGATCGCAATTGCTCCCGCACCATCCGCAGTTGCGCCTCCGCTTCCTCCGCCCGTAGCCGCTCTGCTTTGGCACTACGTTGGGCTTCCTCCGCCCGTAGCCGCTCTTGCTCAAGATTGTCTTGCATCTCTTGGACTCGCAACCGCTCTTGCTCAAGGTTGTCTTGCATCTCTTGGACTCGCAATCGCTCTTGCTCAACTAACAACTGACCCCGATCGACCTCTAACCTAACCGCTTCCTGGGGAGTTGGCAGCATCACACCTTCCCGTGAAAAGTAGCGCAGCCTGCGATCGGCAATGCCCAGAAACAACCCTAAAACCTCACTCCAGAGCCAGCCCTGGGCATTAGCCTCGATCGGCTGATACTCATCTAAGGCAAGGCGAAAACCGGCAGATTCCAGGGTATCTGGGGAAAAATAAAAATACTCCGGGGTGTGGAACCGTTGGCCATAGAGATCCCGCTTGACTGTGCGATCCACCTGAGCCGTAGACGTAGACAACAACTCAATAATTACATCAGGATATTTCCCATCTTCCTCCCAAACCACCCAGGATCGACGGGGTTTTCGTTCCGTATTCTTCACTAAAAAAAAGTCTGGACCCCGAAAATCCCGATGCTTCAACTGCTGACGACTGAAATAAACTGTCAAGTTAGCCCCAATAAAAAAATCCTGCCGATCGCCCCAAGCCAACTCCAAACAGCCCACCAGCAGCGCTAACTGAGCGTAATGTAACGAACTTTCCATCTCCGGTTCATCGCTGTCTAACTGGGTTGCATCCGGCATCAATGCCTCTAGTTCTTGGGCCGTCAGTACTGACATCAGCGATTCTCCTGCATTGAAATATCTTGAGCCGTAAGCTTCAACTCAGGAAAAAGACGAGACTCGATCGGGCTATCACCCGTAAACGTCCGTAAACCATACTCCCCCGCCGACAACTCATAAATCGAAAGCGTGGGTTGCTTCGGATTGCCAATATAGCGCCGCCCCCCCAGCCCCAAATAATCCACAATCCAATACTCCGGGATTCCCAATCGCTCATACTGACCCAACTTCAGCAGATAGTCATCCTGCCAATGCTGGCTCACCACCTCGATCGCCAAGGGAATCGAAGCACCCTGGGTCAGGGTCGATCGCAGCTTCCACAACGGTTCATGGTGCAGCCGATCGNNNNNNNNNNNNNNNNNNNNNNNNNNNNNNNNNNNNNNNNNNNNNNNNNNNNNNNNNNNNNNNNNNNNNNNNNNNNNNNNNNNNNNNNNNNNNNNNNNNNACCGTCGTGTTATCGCACACCATGGTCCCTGGAGTTAGGGCGCGATAAACCCCCAACCACGCCAAAATATCGCTATGGGGCTGGCCATGGCGGCGAACTCGTACAGGGGATGCCACAAAGGTTACTCCTTCGATTAACTCAGCTTTTTTGAGGTGGGGCATGGCTCCATAGCGCCGTTCAAATTCAGGCCGACTGAGCCGATCGCCGCTCTCCAAAGGGGGTAGCACCGTCGGAACTGTAGTAGGTAGCACTGTAGTGGGTAGCATCGTCAGGTTGGGTTCCATTATTCTTGCGTTTGCCTGCCTATGGATTGCCATTGGAATCTAGCCCCCGCGATCGCAATTGCTCCCGCACCATCCGCAGTTGCGCCTCCGCTTCCTCCGCCCGTAGCCGCTCTGTTTTGGCACTACGTTGGGCTTCCTCCGCCCGTAGCCGTTCTTGCTCAAGATTGTCTTGCATCTCTTGGACTCGCAACCGCTCTTGCTCAAGATTGCCTTGCATCTCTTGGACTCGCAACCGCTCTTGCTCAACTAACAACTGACCCCGATCGACCTCTAACCTAACCGCTTCCTGGGGAGTTGGAAGCATCACACCTTCCCATGAAAAGTAGCGCAGCCTGAGATCGGCAATGCCCAGAAACAACCCTAAAACCTCACTCCAGAGCCAGCCCTGGGCATTAGCCTCGATCGGCTGATACTCATCTAAGGCAAGGCGAAAACCGGCAAACTCCAGGGTATCTGGGGAAAAATAAAAATACTCCGGGGTGTGGAACCGTTGGCCATAGAGATCCCGCTTGACTGTGCGATCCACCTGAGCCGTAGACGTAGACAACAACTCAATAATTAAATCAGGATATTTCCCATCTTCCTCCCAAACCACCCAGGATCGACGAGGTTTTCGTTCCGTATTCTTCACTAAAAAAAAGTCTGGCCCCCGAAAATCCCGATGCTTCAACTGCTGACGACTGAAATAAACTGTCAAGTTAGCCCCAATAAAAAAATCCTGCCGATCGCCCCAAGCCAACTCCAAACAGCCCACCAGCAGCGCTAACTGAGCGTAATGTAACGAACTTTCCATCTCCGGTTCATCGCTATCTAACTGGGTTGCATCCGGCATCAATGCCTCTAGTTCTTGGGCCGTCAGTACTGACATCAGCGATTCTCCTGCTCCGTAGTCTCTACACTCAGCGATCGATCGGCCACTAACAACCGCGCCTTTTCATCCCAATTCTCAACATTTCTCATCCAGACCCAGCGATCGCATCCGTTCCTCCAATGCCTTCAATCGCTCTTCCGATCGCTCAGCCCGCTGCCGTTCCTGCTCAGCCCGCTGCCGCTCCTGGTCTACTTGTTCGCTGCCCCAGAGCAACAGAGAACCAGTCTGATCCCACCACCGTAACCAGGAAGCCGTCATTTCCGCTTTTTGACCCTGCCATATTCCCAAAAAGAGGTTTACAGAGGGAAGCCAATAACGACCTTCCTCGTTGGCTTCCAGGGGTCTATATTGGCCATCTTGTAACTGATAGACATCTAATTTACTGCCTTGGGGTTCAAAAATGACATAGATCGGAACCCGCAGGATTTGCCCATAGAAAAACCATTTTCCGTAGGGATAATAGGGTTTAATGGAATATTCACCCCCCTCTGTTTCCGAAATAAACTCCATGACAATTCCAGGCACATCCCCTTCAAGATGGGGGGTATAACTGCGCCGAATTGTCCGGGGAGCAAGGGGCAACACCGTTGGTACATAAACCCAATCAGGGGCTTTCACCACGGTTTTATCCTCCACCGTGGCGCACAAACCAAAATTGGAAGCAATCAAACAATTGGCTGGAATGCGGCCTGCCAACTCCAAGGCTTCCCGTAATGCTGCTGCTAATAAAGGCTGAAGATTACTTTCCACTGGATCATCTGGCAAGATAAAATCATCCGGCAACATTTCCCACCGAATGGTTAACAGATTTTGGGTATTTTCAACAAACGCGATCGCCATAATTGCATAGCGGGGTTGAGTGAGGTTGCTGTGTACATCAGGACAAGATTAACAGGAGAGTGGGATCAGAAGTGCCCCACCCTTCGCACCTTAAGTTAGTAGCCTTGGGGGCAGTCTTGATGGTTGTTTGTATTGGGCAAGGAAGATATTTCATTCCCTCAGGTCCGAACCAAAACCCAGCGATCGCATCCGTTCCTCCAATGCCTTCAATCGCTCCTCCGATCGCTCAGCCCGCTGCCGTTCCTGCTCTGCATTCCGTTGCGCTTCCTCAGTCCGCTGCCGCTCCTGCTCTGCATCCTGCTGCGCTTCCTCAGTCCGCTGCCGCTCTTGTTCATAGAGGAGCTGACCCCGCTCCACCTCAAGCTTGAAAGCCTCTTGAGGCGTTGGTAACAAAGAACCTTCAATGGAGAAATAACGTAACTCCTGCCCATGGAGTCCTAAAAACAGCCCTAACCCCTCACTCCAGAGCCAGCCTTTGTCATTGGCAACAATGGGCTGATAGTGGTTAACTTCGAGCTTAAAACCAGCAAACTCAAGGGTGTCTGGCGAAAAGTAAAAGTATTCTGGTGTATGAAACCGCTGGGCGTATAGATCCCGCTTTAAAGTCCGGTCAATCGTGGCGGTGGAAGTCGAGAGCAACTCAATGATCAGATCCGGGTACCTACCATCTTCCTCCCAGACAACCCAAGACTTGCGATCGTTGCGTTCGGTATTCTTAACTAGAAAGAAATCGGGACCTCGAAAATCCCGATTCTTTAATTGTTGACGACTAAAATAAATCGTTAGATTAGCACCAATGAAAAAATCCTGACGATCGCGCCATGCAAACTCCAAGCAGGTGACCAACATCATCAACTGCGTGTAATGTAAAGAACTTTCCATCTCCGGTTCATCACTATACAACTGAGTTGCATCAGGCATCTGTGCTTCTAGCTCTTGCGCAGTTATGGCTGACATCAGCTTTATCTCCTGACTTGAACTACTGGCTTAATACTGGCTCAATACTGGCTCAATATTGTTAGTGGCGCGATCGTCATCATCCAGATCTCTTCAACCAGGAAACCAGGTACGATCTAGGATCTGAACTAGCGTCACGGGTGGTTTCAGCCATCGATATCCTTACAACTGATTTAGGATTGCTGTAGCTGATCGATCGTCATCAAAAGCCAGCGATAATAGTCTTTCCCATAGAGCGATTCCTCGCCCTGCTGGAGACGTTGTTGAAAGTCTCGCCCATCTTGTAGCATTGCCATTAACCCTGTGGGGTACCTCGAAAAATCCTAATTTTCGCCCCTGTACCAACACCAAAATAGGGGTTGTGGCGGGTGGCTTCTTACAGATCCTCGATGGACTTAGGATAGCTATAGATTTCAATGCCGATCGCCTCAGCCACTGGCAAAGCTCGTCGATCGACCATGGGAGAGATGACAATCCTGCGGCTCACTTCCTGTTGTTCGTGTTTGACGTAGAAGTCAACCTTGCGGCCAAAACTGTACATGCCAGCCTTATCGATCGAGGACTTGATTTCACAGGCGATCGTCGTCCCATTTTTGATAATCACATCCAGTTCCACCTGATCGGGACGGCCAAACACATCCCCTTCCCTGTCATACAGGGTCAGATTCAGCACCTCAACCCCGAAGGATTCCGTCAAAATACCCGCCAAGGCGTTACGGAAACTGGCTTCCGAGGCCAAACCCCAGCGGGAACCTAGGGCACCGATCGTGCTATCAAACCGTTTATCCAGACGACGAATTTCGACCAGTTGCTCGTCCCATTTACGATTTTGCTCGTCCCATTTATGGTTCTGCTCGTCCCATTTACGGGCTTGCTCATCCCATTTACGGGCTTGCTCGTCCCGATCCCGTTGCAGTTCCGCCAGGATTCGGTCAAACTTGCTCTCGGTTTCTGGTTTACCTGCATAGTACTCAGACACCGTTCGCAGGATAAAGTCCCGGATCTGGGCATCCTGGGCGATGAGTCCCGGCAGTTCTTGCTGAATCAGAGTGATTACGTCAGACTGTTCCATCTGTCCATTGGTCAAAGCCATAGTTAAGAATCCCCATCAACATTGCGACCCGTTCTGGAGTACGGTGGCGAACCCCTCACTTCATCAGGTTCAAGTTAAGGCGCTCAAATGTAAAACGGCTACGGCGATCGGCAGTCTCTAAAGGGGGCAACTTCAAGGGGGCAACCTCAAGAGGGTAACTTTAAAAAGCCGAGGGCTGTGTTTGATTCATGGTGAAGGCTTAATTCTCTCGTATGCCTGCCTTGCCCAACCCTAAACGCCAACTGCATCCCCAGAAGGACGATCGCGGCAAACCCTTTCAGGGGTGAGGGATCACAGAGACTGAGATCAAACCTGACCATCAAAGTCCACTGTTAAACGACAACAAGGTTAAGTTAAAACGGTATGGAACAGTCTAGAACCCTGCGGGGAGAAACTTACTCTGAACTGGGGGCATCGATGGCTGCGGGGGGGGGTGGCGGCGGCGGTGGGGGGGGGTCGGCAGGGGCACTGAAGCCCGGATCATCAAAGGTTTCAGTAGGAGCGTTCCCAGAACTGCCCTGGTCAGCGCCAGCATCATAGACCGGAGCCTCCGATTCATAATCGGCAGACCCACTGCTAGTCTGCCCATCAGAGGGTTCACTGGCATCACCCCCACCATCAGAGTACCCTGAACTAGCCGATCCCGACGGCTCACGGTAATCATAATCATCATTATAGGACTCGGCAGAGGAACCAGAGGAACCAGAGGAACCAGAGGAATCATAGGAATCATAGGAATCATAGGCACTATCGTCATACCCCGATTCCTGGGCGCTCGCGCTGCCTTGCTCCAATTTTTTGGGTTTCACTGGTTGAGCTTCCAATGTTCCTTCACGGCCCTCTAAGGGAGGTACGGGGGGAAATTCTTGGGGTTCTAGATCCTGGGTGATGCTATCCATAATATTGCCCCAGAGCAACGCAGCGGTGGCGCTGGCTCCCCAGGTGGAACGGTTATCATCGTTGCCCAGCCACACCCCCGCCACCAGTTGGGGAATATAGCCAATAAACCAGAGATCACGGGCCGATTCTGAGGTGCCCGTTTTGCCGGCGACAGGGCGATCGTAGAGCTTAGCATTACCTCCAGTGCCACGATCGACCACCTGCTGAAGCATCCAGGTCATAATATTGGCGGTATCAGCATCCACAGCCTGCTCTGTGGGTTCTTGAGCCACATCATAGAGCAGTTCCCCGCCCTCGGTGCGAATACGGCGAATACCATGGGCAGGCACATGGAGACCTTGATTGGCTAAGGTGCCATAGGCACTGGTCATTTCCAGCAGGTTCATTTCCCAGGCTCCCAGGGCGAGGGAATAGGTGTCCTGCATCTCCGATCGCAATCCCATTTTGTGGGCTGTGGAGATCACCGGTTCAAACCCCACATCCAACAGGGCTTTGAGGGAAACAATATTAATGGAGGACACCAAGGCATCTACCAGGGATACGGTGCCCCGGAAGTTTCCTCCATAATTTTTGGGTTTGTAGCCGTCAATGGATAGGGGCGCGTCCACATAGGTTTTGCTGGGTAAAATCCCCGTGGCGATCGCCGCAGTATAAACAAAAACCTTAAAGGTGGAACCGGGTTGGCGCTGGGCCTGGGTAGCTCGGTTAAATTGGCTTGACTCAAAGTCGGCTCCCCCCACCATGACCTTGATTGATCCCGTCTGGGGTTCCACTACCACAAAGGCAGCTTGGTCAAAGTTTTGGTAGTAGCCCTCATTGAGCACCAAGTTGCGCAGTTGAGCTTCTGCGGTGCTTTGCCAGTCCAGATTAAGGGTTGTTTCCAACACCAGCCCCCCTTGGGCAATGCGCTCTGGGGATAGGTATTGGGGCAGCTCTTTTTTAACAAAGGTGGTGAAGTAGGGGGAAAGGCTATCGAAATAGCGGGGAGCACTAGGATTAACGGTAATTGCCTCCGCCTCTGCCTCTGCCGCCTCAGCGGCAGTGATAAAGTTTTCCCGCAGCATCCAGGTCAACACCTTATTGCGGCGCTGGCGGGCAAATTCGGGGTTAATCAGGGGGGAATAGACACTGGGGGCGGGAGGCATTCCCGCCAGGGTTGCCATTTCCGACAGGGTCAACTGATCCAGGGTTTTGCTGTAGTAAATCCAAGCAGCATCGGCCACGCCATAGGCTCCAGAACCCAGGTACACCAAATTGAGGTAGCGCTCCAATACCTCTTCTTTCGTTAAGGTTTGGCTGATTTTCTGGGCCAGGAGAGCTTCACGAATTTTGCGATTAACACTGGGATCCTGATCCAAGAACACCACCCGCGCCAACTGCTGGGTAATGGTGCTGCCCCCTTCCACCACCTCTCCCGCCTGAACGTTAGCCTTGATGGCGCGAACAATGGACTGGTAATCAACCCCGGTGTGCTGGTAATAGCGTCGATCTTCAGCGGCAAGAAAGGCTTGTTGCAGTCTGGGGGGAATGGCGGTCAGTTTATGGTAATCACGGGTGGCGGGTCCAATTTTCTGGAGCACTGAACCATCGTCGGCCAAGATGGTGAGGGTATCGGGGCGGGCATAGCTAAAAATCGCCTGGGGATCGGGAAGGGTCTCGATGATGGCCTGTCGTTCCTGTTCTAGCCATATAACCCCACCGGTAACCCCAGCCCCCAAGCCCAACAGAACCCAAAACCAAATTTTGTGAAAGAAGCGGCGAGTTTTGGCCTTGACGGGGGGGGCATCAGGGGGTGAGGCTGCTGAGATCGCCGCTTCGTCTTCCTCCGGCAGATCATCGGTTGAATTCCGTGGCACAACATCCAACACCTGGGCATCTCGGTCTTGGGGGGACGATAACCTCTCCATTAGGGATTCTCTGTCAGGTACAGATTCAGCCACAATGACTCCTCACAACAGACCTTATACAAAACAGACCGGTAGCGCCAGACGGCTACACTGTAAACCTGTCCGCCAGTCCAGCAGGAACCCTGACTCCAGACGGTTCCCGATTCAGGACTAAATTCTCTCAGCCTAGAATAGCGTGAAATCAGGGTTGGATAACAGAGCAAGACGATCGCCCTAGCAATCAAGCAACCTCTGGCACCCCGGAGCAGGGCTAACGGTTGAGCAAAATCAAGGACTGTAGCAAACCAATCAGGCAGCCCAACACCCCGCCCAGATTGACGATCGCCTGGAGTTCAGTGCGGACAATATCTTGGATGGCCTGTTCTAAATCCTGGGGTGAGGTGGCTTCCACGCGGCTGATGATGACCCCCTCTAGGTTGAGGATGGGGATGATCTGGGCCACGATCGACTCCAAATCCTTTTCCAAATACCGCTCTAGGATCAGGGCTAATTCTTCGCTGACCACCGCTAGGGACGTGTCCATAATGCGGGAGTGTTGCACCCGATCTAAGAGCAGTTCCGCAATCTGATACCAGTCCACCGACTCACTCAAGCCCTGGAGCACATCGGCCCCCCGATCCCGCAGGTATCTGCGCACCGTACTGCGGAGGGTTTGGCGCAACTGCTGCAAGGTGGCAGCGGGGAAGGTTTGGAGGGAGAGGTTTTGCAGCCACTCCTGCATCCACAGCCGCACTTCCAGGGTGGTGATTAAGGTGGCAATCAGGGCATTACTATCCTCTTTTTCATCGAGACAATAACTGCGCAACCGCACCAAGGCACTGCGCACGCCGATGACATTGGCCAACAACCAATAGGTGCCACTGGTGTGACCCCGAAAACCTTCATCAATCAGTTGCAGATTACGATCGGTCAAAAAGTCCACCAGGGACTGGCGCAGCACATTGGGGGGGAACACCGCCTCCAGCAGCCAATCCGCCAGTTGGGTGGCCTGTCCTTGATCGAGGGACCAGTCTGCCACCAGGCGATCGAAAACCTGATCCAACTGCCCCGCCAGAAAGTCGTCCCGCTGGGCTAAATTTTGCACCAATCGCGGCACAGACTGGCTAAACAGATCCCCCAGAATATCCCCCAAGACCTTGGCGGTGGTGCGATCGTTGCCCCGACGCAGCCGATCGAGGGCCAACTGCAATAACCAGAGGATCACCGCCTCGGTGCGTTCCCGATCCAGCAAGGTGCGGGCAATTTTTTGCAGCTCCGTGGGGGTCAGCAGGGATCCCAAAATGGCATTGGCCACCTTCCGAGCAAGGCGATCCTGGTTACTGGGAATCAATCCTGGGGTAAAGGGAACGCGCCATTTCCCCAGAAATAAGGGGTAATAGGGGCGAAATAGCATTTTAATGGCCAAATCATTAGTGAAATAGCCAATAATCCCCCCCGCTACGGGCGGTAGGAGCAAGTATCCAACGGCAATGAGATCCAAATCGTAGAAACCGGGGTATTTACGTTACTTCTG
This window contains:
- a CDS encoding transglycosylase domain-containing protein, with protein sequence MPRNSTDDLPEEDEAAISAASPPDAPPVKAKTRRFFHKIWFWVLLGLGAGVTGGVIWLEQERQAIIETLPDPQAIFSYARPDTLTILADDGSVLQKIGPATRDYHKLTAIPPRLQQAFLAAEDRRYYQHTGVDYQSIVRAIKANVQAGEVVEGGSTITQQLARVVFLDQDPSVNRKIREALLAQKISQTLTKEEVLERYLNLVYLGSGAYGVADAAWIYYSKTLDQLTLSEMATLAGMPPAPSVYSPLINPEFARQRRNKVLTWMLRENFITAAEAAEAEAEAITVNPSAPRYFDSLSPYFTTFVKKELPQYLSPERIAQGGLVLETTLNLDWQSTAEAQLRNLVLNEGYYQNFDQAAFVVVEPQTGSIKVMVGGADFESSQFNRATQAQRQPGSTFKVFVYTAAIATGILPSKTYVDAPLSIDGYKPKNYGGNFRGTVSLVDALVSSINIVSLKALLDVGFEPVISTAHKMGLRSEMQDTYSLALGAWEMNLLEMTSAYGTLANQGLHVPAHGIRRIRTEGGELLYDVAQEPTEQAVDADTANIMTWMLQQVVDRGTGGNAKLYDRPVAGKTGTSESARDLWFIGYIPQLVAGVWLGNDDNRSTWGASATAALLWGNIMDSITQDLEPQEFPPVPPLEGREGTLEAQPVKPKKLEQGSASAQESGYDDSAYDSYDSYDSSGSSGSSGSSAESYNDDYDYREPSGSASSGYSDGGGDASEPSDGQTSSGSADYESEAPVYDAGADQGSSGNAPTETFDDPGFSAPADPPPPPPPPPPAAIDAPSSE
- a CDS encoding Uma2 family endonuclease, whose protein sequence is MSVLTAQELEALMPDATQLDSDEPEMESSLHYAQLALLVGCLELAWGDRQDFFIGANLTVYFSRQQLKHRDFRGPDFFLVKNTERKPRRSWVVWEEDGKYPDVIIELLSTSTAQVDRTVKRDLYGQRFHTPEYFYFSPDTLESAGFRLALDEYQPIEANAQGWLWSEVLGLFLGIADRRLRYFSREGVMLPTPQEAVRLEVDRGQLLVEQERLRVQEMQDNLEQERLRVQEMQDNLEQERLRAEEAQRSAKAERLRAEEAEAQLRMVREQLRSRGLDSDGNP
- a CDS encoding Uma2 family endonuclease, translating into MAIAFVENTQNLLTIRWEMLPDDFILPDDPVESNLQPLLAAALREALELAGRIPANCLIASNFGLCATVEDKTVVKAPDWVYVPTVLPLAPRTIRRSYTPHLEGDVPGIVMEFISETEGGEYSIKPYYPYGKWFFYGQILRVPIYVIFEPQGSKLDVYQLQDGQYRPLEANEEGRYWLPSVNLFLGIWQGQKAEMTASWLRWWDQTGSLLLWGSEQVDQERQRAEQERQRAERSEERLKALEERMRSLGLDEKC
- a CDS encoding Uma2 family endonuclease is translated as MSVLTAQELEALMPDATQLDSDEPEMESSLHYAQLALLVGCLELAWGDRQDFFIGANLTVYFSRQQLKHRDFRGPDFFLVKNTERKPRRSWVVWEEDGKYPDLIIELLSTSTAQVDRTVKRDLYGQRFHTPEYFYFSPDTLEFAGFRLALDEYQPIEANAQGWLWSEVLGLFLGIADLRLRYFSWEGVMLPTPQEAVRLEVDRGQLLVEQERLRVQEMQGNLEQERLRVQEMQDNLEQERLRAEEAQRSAKTERLRAEEAEAQLRMVREQLRSRGLDSNGNP
- a CDS encoding DUF445 domain-containing protein; amino-acid sequence: MDLIAVGYLLLPPVAGGIIGYFTNDLAIKMLFRPYYPLFLGKWRVPFTPGLIPSNQDRLARKVANAILGSLLTPTELQKIARTLLDRERTEAVILWLLQLALDRLRRGNDRTTAKVLGDILGDLFSQSVPRLVQNLAQRDDFLAGQLDQVFDRLVADWSLDQGQATQLADWLLEAVFPPNVLRQSLVDFLTDRNLQLIDEGFRGHTSGTYWLLANVIGVRSALVRLRSYCLDEKEDSNALIATLITTLEVRLWMQEWLQNLSLQTFPAATLQQLRQTLRSTVRRYLRDRGADVLQGLSESVDWYQIAELLLDRVQHSRIMDTSLAVVSEELALILERYLEKDLESIVAQIIPILNLEGVIISRVEATSPQDLEQAIQDIVRTELQAIVNLGGVLGCLIGLLQSLILLNR
- a CDS encoding Uma2 family endonuclease, translating into MSAITAQELEAQMPDATQLYSDEPEMESSLHYTQLMMLVTCLEFAWRDRQDFFIGANLTIYFSRQQLKNRDFRGPDFFLVKNTERNDRKSWVVWEEDGRYPDLIIELLSTSTATIDRTLKRDLYAQRFHTPEYFYFSPDTLEFAGFKLEVNHYQPIVANDKGWLWSEGLGLFLGLHGQELRYFSIEGSLLPTPQEAFKLEVERGQLLYEQERQRTEEAQQDAEQERQRTEEAQRNAEQERQRAERSEERLKALEERMRSLGFGSDLRE
- a CDS encoding PD-(D/E)XK nuclease family protein; this encodes MEQSDVITLIQQELPGLIAQDAQIRDFILRTVSEYYAGKPETESKFDRILAELQRDRDEQARKWDEQARKWDEQNHKWDEQNRKWDEQLVEIRRLDKRFDSTIGALGSRWGLASEASFRNALAGILTESFGVEVLNLTLYDREGDVFGRPDQVELDVIIKNGTTIACEIKSSIDKAGMYSFGRKVDFYVKHEQQEVSRRIVISPMVDRRALPVAEAIGIEIYSYPKSIEDL
- a CDS encoding Uma2 family endonuclease encodes the protein MLPTTVPTGLPPLESGDRLSRPEFERRYGAMPHLKKAELIEGVTFVASPVRVRRHGQPHSDILAWLGVYRALTPGTMVCDNTTVRLDWENEPQPDAILRWEADQGGQSRISEDDYIEGAPELIVEVAASTASYDLHDKLRAYRRNGVREYLVWLTKEQALRWYRLEEGEYRQQEPDAEGLIKSGVFPGLWLAVEALLAGQMAEVLQGVQQGIAAR
- a CDS encoding Uma2 family endonuclease, whose product is DRLHHEPLWKLRSTLTQGASIPLAIEVVSQHWQDDYLLKLGQYERLGIPEYWIVDYLGLGGRRYIGNPKQPTLSIYELSAGEYGLRTFTGDSPIESRLFPELKLTAQDISMQENR